From a single Cygnus atratus isolate AKBS03 ecotype Queensland, Australia chromosome 10, CAtr_DNAZoo_HiC_assembly, whole genome shotgun sequence genomic region:
- the RBSN gene encoding rabenosyn-5 isoform X2 has protein sequence MRSHLSDFKKHRAARIDHYVVEVNKLIIRLEKLTSFDRANTESAKIRAIEKSVVPWVNDQDVPFCPDCGSKFSIRNRRHHCRLCGSIMCKKCMELVSLPLASKLTSASKEALSSHTSPSSSPNSIHGSRRGSISSISSVSSVLDEKDDDRIRCCQHCKDTLLKREQQIDEREYTPEIVKLYEKLRLCMEKVDQKAPEYIKMAESLNAGETTYSLEHANDLRVEIQRVYEFIDALSKKILNLGLHEEPQPHPKTLQLQRMIRYSATLFVQEKLLGLMSLPTKDQYEELKKRRLHMAALETHRRQEEKQKDSTSRSVAAVNGDASHLKKGTVRKSEGWLPTSSISRQCEIADPLLQQIDNITSFIKQAKAANRLDEVRMLQENLRQLQDEYDQQQTLKAIELSRKQAEEEEMQKEELQVLCEKEWEREHHKFMSQHARTHSLDFREVKQHQHEVAKENKNLIAHGLDLDITQMKGNPSFETSAVQQLPAKEYFIFPVKPQNVPQCDKDQNRAACLNPFEDEADTPLSDEDPANPFAKDISPLISFSNTVLQSDKKEYNPFENEEDEQTNGASVSTSNPFEEDENPCQESGGNWNSGNPFEEGSSTNPFEVEDGNEISEEEAIEEELLLQQIDNIKAYIFDAKHSGRMDEVEVLTENLKELKYTLAKQKEKSNC, from the exons ATGAGAAGCcatctttctgattttaagaAACACCGAGCAGCCAGGATTGATCACTATGTAGTTGAAGTCAATAAGTTAATAATCAGGTTAGAAAAg CTTACATCGTTTGACAGAGCAAATACCGAGTCCGCTAAAATAAGAG CTATAGAGAAGTCTGTTGTGCCTTGGGTCAATGATCAGGATGTTCCATTCTGCCCAGACTGTGGCAGTAAGTTCAGTATTCGAAATCGACGTCACCATTGCCGCCTTTGTGGGTCTATTATGTGCAAGAAGTGCATGGAACTTGTCAGTCTTCCTTTGGCAA GCAAACTCACCAGTGCCAGCAAAGAGGCCTTGAGTTCTCATACTAGCCCAAGCTCTTCACCTAATAGCATCCATGGCTCCCGCCGTGGCAGCATTAGCAGCATAAGCAGTGTAAGCTCAGTTCTGGATGAGAAGGATGATGACCGAATCCGTTGTTGCCAGCACTGCAAAGACACCCTGCTGAAAAGAGAACAACAGATTGATGAGAGAGAATACACTCCAGAGATCGTGAAACTCTATGAG aaacTCCGACTCTGTATGGAGAAGGTTGACCAGAAGGCGCCAGAATATATAAAGATGGCAGAATCGCTAAA tGCCGGGGAGACGACTTACAGTCTTGAACATGCAAATGACTTGAGAGTGGAGATTCAAAGAGTATATGAATTTATAGATGCCTTAAG TAAGAAGATTTTGAATCTAGGCTTGCATGAAGAGCCCCAACCTCATCCTAAAACACTACAGCTTCAGAGAATGATAAGATACTCAGCTACACTTTTTGTTCAG GAAAAACTGCTTGGCCTAATGTCCCTGCCAACCAAAGATCAGtatgaagaactgaagaagagaagactgcATATG GCGGCTCTTGAAACACACAGAAgacaagaggaaaagcagaaggactCAACTTCCAGATCTGTAGCTGCAGTTAACGGTGATGCAAGTCACCTAAAAAAAGGGACAGTCAGGAAATCTGAAGGCTGGTTACCTACATCTAGCATATCTCGACAATGTGAGATAGCAGACCCACTTCTTCAGCAGATTGACAACATCACATCCTTTATTAAGCAAGCAAAAGCGGCTAATCGGCTAGATGAGGTCCGTATGTTGCAAGAGAACCTGAGGCAGCTTCAGGATGAATACGATCAACAACAAACTCTGAAAGCTATTGAGCTTTCTAGAAAAcaggcagaagaggaagagatgcAGAAGGAGGAACTTCAGGTCCTTTGTgaaaaagaatgggaaagagAACACCACAAATTCATGTCTCAACATGCAAGGACACACTCCTTAGACTTCAGAGAAGTCAAGCAGCATCAGCATGAAGTTGCAAAAGAGAATAAGAACTTGATAGCACATGGACTGGATTTGGATATTACTCAGATGAAAGGGAACCCAAGTTTTGAAACTTCTGCTGTTCAACAGCTGCCAGCTAAAGAGTACTTTATCTTTCCAGTCAAACCTCAGAATGTCCCACAGTGCGACAAAGACCAGAATAGGGCAGCCTGTCTGAACCCCTTTGAAGATGAAGCAGATACCCCTCTATCAGACGAAGATCCTGCTAACCCATTTGCCAAAGACATTTCTCCactgatttctttctctaaCACTGTTCTACAAAGTgataaaaaagaatataatcCATTTGAGAATGAGGAGGATGAACAAACTAATGGAGCATCTGTCAGTACTTCAAACCCCTTTGAAGAGGATGAAAATCCATGTCAAGAGTCTGGGGGCAATTGGAATTCTGGGAATCCATTTGAAGAGGGATCTTCTACCAATCCCTTTGAAGTGGAGGATGGCAATGAGATCTCAGAAGAGGAGGCTATAGAGGAGGAACTGCTTCTCCAACAGATAGATAATATCAAAGCCTATATATTTGATGCCAAACATAGTGGGAGAATGGATGAGGTGGAGGTACTGACAGAGAATTTGAAGGAATTGAAGTACACcttagcaaaacaaaaggagaaatccAACTGTTGA
- the RBSN gene encoding rabenosyn-5 isoform X1 produces MACGCPPPFGDPAEVREGFLCPLCLKDLRAFHQLQAHYEQEHSGEDRDVRAQLRNLVQKAKRAKKKLLKQEGDGRTDSGCQERYESFSYGGIDPYMWEPQEVGAMRSHLSDFKKHRAARIDHYVVEVNKLIIRLEKLTSFDRANTESAKIRAIEKSVVPWVNDQDVPFCPDCGSKFSIRNRRHHCRLCGSIMCKKCMELVSLPLASKLTSASKEALSSHTSPSSSPNSIHGSRRGSISSISSVSSVLDEKDDDRIRCCQHCKDTLLKREQQIDEREYTPEIVKLYEKLRLCMEKVDQKAPEYIKMAESLNAGETTYSLEHANDLRVEIQRVYEFIDALSKKILNLGLHEEPQPHPKTLQLQRMIRYSATLFVQEKLLGLMSLPTKDQYEELKKRRLHMAALETHRRQEEKQKDSTSRSVAAVNGDASHLKKGTVRKSEGWLPTSSISRQCEIADPLLQQIDNITSFIKQAKAANRLDEVRMLQENLRQLQDEYDQQQTLKAIELSRKQAEEEEMQKEELQVLCEKEWEREHHKFMSQHARTHSLDFREVKQHQHEVAKENKNLIAHGLDLDITQMKGNPSFETSAVQQLPAKEYFIFPVKPQNVPQCDKDQNRAACLNPFEDEADTPLSDEDPANPFAKDISPLISFSNTVLQSDKKEYNPFENEEDEQTNGASVSTSNPFEEDENPCQESGGNWNSGNPFEEGSSTNPFEVEDGNEISEEEAIEEELLLQQIDNIKAYIFDAKHSGRMDEVEVLTENLKELKYTLAKQKEKSNC; encoded by the exons ATGGCGTGTGGCTGTCCGCCGCCCTTCGGGGACCCGGCGGAGGTGCGGGAAGGCTTCCTGTGCCCGCTGTGCCTGAAGGACCTCCGCGCGTTCCACCAGCTGCAGGCGCACTACGAGCAGGAGCACTCGGGCGAGGACAGGGACGTCAGGGCGCAGCTCCGAA ATCTAGTCCAGAAGGCCAAGAGAGCGAAGAAGAAACTACTGAAACAAGAAGGAGATGGCAGAACTGACTCCGGATGTCAGGAGCGATATGAATCATTCAGCTATGGTGGAATAGATCCATACATGTGGGAGCCCCAAGAAGTAG GTGCTATGAGAAGCcatctttctgattttaagaAACACCGAGCAGCCAGGATTGATCACTATGTAGTTGAAGTCAATAAGTTAATAATCAGGTTAGAAAAg CTTACATCGTTTGACAGAGCAAATACCGAGTCCGCTAAAATAAGAG CTATAGAGAAGTCTGTTGTGCCTTGGGTCAATGATCAGGATGTTCCATTCTGCCCAGACTGTGGCAGTAAGTTCAGTATTCGAAATCGACGTCACCATTGCCGCCTTTGTGGGTCTATTATGTGCAAGAAGTGCATGGAACTTGTCAGTCTTCCTTTGGCAA GCAAACTCACCAGTGCCAGCAAAGAGGCCTTGAGTTCTCATACTAGCCCAAGCTCTTCACCTAATAGCATCCATGGCTCCCGCCGTGGCAGCATTAGCAGCATAAGCAGTGTAAGCTCAGTTCTGGATGAGAAGGATGATGACCGAATCCGTTGTTGCCAGCACTGCAAAGACACCCTGCTGAAAAGAGAACAACAGATTGATGAGAGAGAATACACTCCAGAGATCGTGAAACTCTATGAG aaacTCCGACTCTGTATGGAGAAGGTTGACCAGAAGGCGCCAGAATATATAAAGATGGCAGAATCGCTAAA tGCCGGGGAGACGACTTACAGTCTTGAACATGCAAATGACTTGAGAGTGGAGATTCAAAGAGTATATGAATTTATAGATGCCTTAAG TAAGAAGATTTTGAATCTAGGCTTGCATGAAGAGCCCCAACCTCATCCTAAAACACTACAGCTTCAGAGAATGATAAGATACTCAGCTACACTTTTTGTTCAG GAAAAACTGCTTGGCCTAATGTCCCTGCCAACCAAAGATCAGtatgaagaactgaagaagagaagactgcATATG GCGGCTCTTGAAACACACAGAAgacaagaggaaaagcagaaggactCAACTTCCAGATCTGTAGCTGCAGTTAACGGTGATGCAAGTCACCTAAAAAAAGGGACAGTCAGGAAATCTGAAGGCTGGTTACCTACATCTAGCATATCTCGACAATGTGAGATAGCAGACCCACTTCTTCAGCAGATTGACAACATCACATCCTTTATTAAGCAAGCAAAAGCGGCTAATCGGCTAGATGAGGTCCGTATGTTGCAAGAGAACCTGAGGCAGCTTCAGGATGAATACGATCAACAACAAACTCTGAAAGCTATTGAGCTTTCTAGAAAAcaggcagaagaggaagagatgcAGAAGGAGGAACTTCAGGTCCTTTGTgaaaaagaatgggaaagagAACACCACAAATTCATGTCTCAACATGCAAGGACACACTCCTTAGACTTCAGAGAAGTCAAGCAGCATCAGCATGAAGTTGCAAAAGAGAATAAGAACTTGATAGCACATGGACTGGATTTGGATATTACTCAGATGAAAGGGAACCCAAGTTTTGAAACTTCTGCTGTTCAACAGCTGCCAGCTAAAGAGTACTTTATCTTTCCAGTCAAACCTCAGAATGTCCCACAGTGCGACAAAGACCAGAATAGGGCAGCCTGTCTGAACCCCTTTGAAGATGAAGCAGATACCCCTCTATCAGACGAAGATCCTGCTAACCCATTTGCCAAAGACATTTCTCCactgatttctttctctaaCACTGTTCTACAAAGTgataaaaaagaatataatcCATTTGAGAATGAGGAGGATGAACAAACTAATGGAGCATCTGTCAGTACTTCAAACCCCTTTGAAGAGGATGAAAATCCATGTCAAGAGTCTGGGGGCAATTGGAATTCTGGGAATCCATTTGAAGAGGGATCTTCTACCAATCCCTTTGAAGTGGAGGATGGCAATGAGATCTCAGAAGAGGAGGCTATAGAGGAGGAACTGCTTCTCCAACAGATAGATAATATCAAAGCCTATATATTTGATGCCAAACATAGTGGGAGAATGGATGAGGTGGAGGTACTGACAGAGAATTTGAAGGAATTGAAGTACACcttagcaaaacaaaaggagaaatccAACTGTTGA